Genomic DNA from Gammaproteobacteria bacterium:
ACGCCGTTTGCCGCGCACCGGCTTGCCCTTTTTCCATTCGTAAAAACCGCGCCCGGACTTCCTGCCCAGACGCCCGGCCTCGACCAGCCGGCGCAGGGTGGAGGGCACCTCGCCGCCCAGTTCCTGCGCCAGGATTTCTCCCACGTGCAGGCAGATATCCAGACCCACGGTGTCCGCCAGTTCCAGCGGTCCCATGGGCATGCCGAAGCGCTTGGCCGCCCGATCGATGATGTTGCGCGGCACACCCTCCGATTCGAGCACGATGGCCTCGAGCAGATAGGGCATGAGAATGCGATTCACCAGAAAGCCGGGGGCGCTGCGCACGGGCAGGGGGAGCTTGTCGATACGGCGGGCGAATGCCTGGGCGC
This window encodes:
- a CDS encoding 3-hydroxyacyl-CoA dehydrogenase family protein, whose protein sequence is AQAFARRIDKLPLPVRSAPGFLVNRILMPYLLEAIVLESEGVPRNIIDRAAKRFGMPMGPLELADTVGLDICLHVGEILAQELGGEVPSTLRRLVEAGRLGRKSGRGFYEWKKGKPVRGKRRHETNGGADLEDRLMLRLINEAVAVLREGIVGEADLLDAGVIFGTGFAPFRGGPLYYLNTRGRDKVKLRLEELAHRYGERFSADAGFGAA